In a single window of the Bufo bufo chromosome 5, aBufBuf1.1, whole genome shotgun sequence genome:
- the LOC121002078 gene encoding tyrosinase-like — MLHIIFLTFCLCFVESQFPRVCTTEAAFRTKTCCPLWKDKSPCGSLSGRGRCRSWTAKKTIPQYNDDRLDWPRHYYENTCECFGNYSGFDCGDCRFGHHGEKCERKKVIIRREIRELSPLEQKRLFSYLALAKTTKSQDFVVLSTGDRHHRETYRFVDASLYDVFAWLHYYSMKAVMINSTFNPDKNFAHQGPAFPGWHRLGLLFLERQMQLMTGDEDFAIPYYDWRGEKNCSICTDELMGTNDAQGVLNPYSHFSFWKAICSGFNFPDEYCPLADEEYKMERLHRRPGTTPYAPNLPTFDDVENALKLKDFDTLPFNETSLHSFRNALEGFLAPDGITLRRSIHNLVHIYLGGTMSQISISSNDPIFILHHGFIDKIFETWISTYNGSPEIYPENSELGHGPDDCITPYLPCYKNKDLIRKSVEFGYEYSPFHRKRPLGKKRFN; from the exons ATGCTTCACATCATATTCCTCACGTTTTGCCTTTGCTTCGTGGAGAGTCAGTTCCCCAGAGTCTGCACAACTGAAGCTGCTTTTCGCACCAAAACTTGTTGTCCACTTTGGAAGGATAAAAGCCCATGTGGTTCCCTGTCAGGTCGTGGGAGATGCCGAAGCTGGACAGCCAAAAAAACAATCCCCCAGTATAATGACGATCGACTAGACTGGCCAAGACACTATTATGAGAACACTTGTGAGTGCTTTGGGAACTATAGTGGCTTCGATTGTGGTGACTGCAGATTTGGCCACCATGGTGAGAAGTGTGAGAGAAAGAAGGTCATCATAAGGAGAGAGATCCGCGAGCTGTCACCCCTAGAACAGAAAAGATTATTCAGTTACCTGGCCTTGGCCAAGACCACGAAAAGTCAAGATTTTGTTGTCCTGAGCACAGGAGACCGACACCATCGTGAGACTTACCGCTTTGTAGACGCGTCTCTCTATGATGTCTTTGCTTGGTTGCACTATTACTCCATGAAGGCTGTCATGATAAATAGCACATTCAACCCTGATAAGAACTTTGCTCACCAAGGCCCTGCATTTCCTGGATGGCATCGTCTAGGCCTTTTGTTCTTGGAGAGACAGATGCAGCTCATgactggagatgaagatttcgctATTCCCTATTATGACTGGCGAGGGGAAAAGAACTGTTCAATTTGTACTGATGAACTCATGGGTACTAATGATGCCCAGGGAGTGCTTAATCCCTACTCCcatttttctttttggaag GCCATATGCAGTGGTTTCAATTTCCCGGATGAATACTGCCCCCTGGCTGATGAAGAGTATAAAATGGAAAGGCTACACAGGAGGCCTGGCACTACGCCTTATGCTCCAAACTTACCCACATTTGATGATGTTGAAAATGCCCTGAAACTGAAAGATTTTGACACTCTCCCATTTAATGAGACATCCCTACATAGCTTCCGGAATGCTCTAGAAG GTTTTTTGGCCCCAGATGGGATCACCCTGAGGAGGAGCATACATAACCTGGTCCACATCTATCTCGGGGGCACCATGTCGCAGATCTCTATCTCCAGCAATGACCCCATTTTCATCCTGCATCACGGGTTCATCGACAA GATTTTTGAAACCTGGATTTCCACCTACAATGGATCCCCTGAAATCTACCCTGAGAACAGTGAGCTGGGACATGGCCCTGATGACTGCATTACCCCATATCTTCCATGTTACAAGAACAAAGATCTCATCCGCAAGTCTGTAGAGTTTGGATATGAATATTCCCCGTTCCACAGAAAGCGGCCGCTGGGGAAGAAGAGATTTAATTGA